The Eremothecium cymbalariae DBVPG#7215 chromosome 7, complete sequence genome contains the following window.
tggtaACCAACAGTCCAAGATCTAACTGTCATCATAATCGGGAGAAACGAGTTTACGCCAAATACCCAAGGCGAATCAATAGTGCTTGCCATATATCTTAAAAATGACTTCTCTTCCAATAGCGGACCTGGATATACAGCAGGCGCCAATGCTACaaagttttccaacttgTCCAGCAATCTAAAACTTGTATCTTGATAAATAGTCTCTCCGTTCACAAGACCGCTAAAACCTTGTGTTGTGCCTTGCGAGTGTGCAATTAACGTCAATTTTTCATAACCTGTACTTTTGAGCACTGCTTCAATCAATGTCTTTAAATCATACCTCACCATTTCATTCATAGCCCAGTCCCACTTCTTTTTGGGTTCTAACTTTTCTGGATGGGTTTTTGCATCAAATCCACATCTATTATTACCCAACCAAACATCATATCCTGATTCATATAGGTGGTATGCGAGGGACTTCCGACCAGCAGACGCAAAAGATCCACAACTTTGTAATAATCCATGCAATAACAATACAGGCGGCGACCTAATTGATGGATCCTTTATCCGGAAATGCCACAAGTCCAAGACAAACCCATCTTCAGTGCTCACTAGCTGCTCCTCAACTGTGATTCCGTACtgattataataatattttaggTCTGGCACCAAATTTTCATCCTCAGCTGTCACAACATCTTGGAACGGATTAGTCATGGAGTTCGGCATCCCTTTCTGTGTGATATCTACCTCACAACCCTGAACACTTGAATTTTCCGCCAATGTACTTCCAGACCTCGTGGCTGGGTGGTCGGATTGAATAACATCCTCCACATGGTACTCCGATCTCAAAAAGGGTGTCTCAGAACAGACTGACGCCGGCCGTTTAATCACCTGCTTGTGGGTATTACTCCTTGATCTACTTTCGGTTGCTAACGATCTAGTGCCTTGTAGATCTAACATCTCCTTTGGACTCTCTAAGTGAACTGCGACGAAGTAATGCCATCCAGCTGCCACAAATATAGCCGTTAGAAAACAAGCCGTAATTACAGCGGCCGCACAAGTGTACGCCCATATTCGAATTGTATTAACAACGCTCATCACTGCAGTAGCTACAAAAATCAGATACTATAATCCTATATTAATCTTTGTATTTCGGATAGTGATTGTCTTGTATGATGAACATTCAATTTGAACTATTTATAAGACGTCCCAGTCGTATAgataaaactttttttatATGCATGTAGATGCATGTCGTTATTTTCGATTTTGTATTTGACATGGAACGAATTCATGACGACGTTAAACAATAATCATCTTGAAGGtatattcaaaagaagGTGGTTTATAGGGAGTATTGGATCGTATTTAGGGTGAGAGGTTTCCATTTGTGCTAAGAAAGAATGTTTTATAAGGAATTGCATAAGGGTATCACCAAGGATCTGTTTTCAGGGCCAGAAGATGGGGCTAATGAGGTGACTATTTGCGCAGTGCATTTTTCGAACGCAATACAATTGTCAATTAGACTTAATGGTGAAGTAGATGCTAGTTATGAGGTGAAGCCGAAGGGTATTTCCAGAAGTGTTGGGGATGTTGGGCCGTTGACGTTGGAAATGTTGGAGGGCGAGGAcggtgatgatgatgaaagtGTGTACGTAGATGATCACATGTCGAGATACCATATCACAACCAAAATGGGAGCTGCTGACGATCAAAAGTTGCCTGTGGTTTGCATGCAAATCGCTGAGTTGTACAGAAGGGTTATAGTTCCTGCAAATTTAGATGGGAGAGCAGAGGATGCACCTAACCATCATATGTTGATAACCTTGTCTACCAAATTCTGGAGAAGAGGTGGCACTGCCAATCATGCGAAGGGTAATGACTTTGAGATACTGGTCTTTTTGTTGCAGTCTATAAAAGAAGCTTATGGATTGGGAAGCTGAGTACGGatgttgtttctgttttatatatcaaatatgcatatatatatatatatgcgTGTGTGTGTGCGCGAGGATGTGCATGAATGGTATAAATTCTAATGTAGAGAACATTACGAGTTTTGATCTTTTAAATCGTCTACCACTGCCATATCAAGAACTTGCACAGTGCCTTTATCGTTACAGAGACTAAGAATCTCTCTGTAGCACACGGGATCTATTAATCCAATTCTAGTCCAAGCAGTACCACTCTCGTCTGATTGCGTAGCGGCGGCATCTGTGACCAATATTAATTTAGTCAACCTGTCTATAATATCTTCGTTACCTTGAGAGGTAATAGCTACCTTGACCTTCATCTTAGCCCTTACAATAGGTATAAGTTGTTTAGAAACCAATACTTTTATAGCTTCTAAAGCCTGGAGTTTAGCCGGTTTGTTCACCACAATACCAAATTTAAGCTCTGTTAAAGCTTTGTTGATCATCGTTGGTGGATACCGTTTCTTCGACTTAGGGTTAATACATTTAGCACTGACCATAGTCAAAATCTCATTAGTCAGCTTTTCAAGCATTAATTGCCTTTCCTTCTCAGATAATGGAATTTCACCTCGATTGAGAATTTCAGCTATGATAGCAGTTTGATCAGAAGTTCCAAAAGCAGAAGTCAAATCACCCTTAGATGCAACTTGGCCCTTAGAAACATTAAGGAAAACCTGGTTAATTTGTAGCACCTCATCTAAATCCTTCTCAACTCCATTTCGATAGTCTTGCACCTTGTTTTGGTAACAAGCAACTTCAAACCGTTTTTTGCCTTTCTTAAGCCGAACCATTGACACATTTGTCAATTTAATTTGACCTGAAGGTTGATTGATAACTCCCATTGAGTAGCCTGTTCTTGGGGTTTCTGTTGATTCTTTGCTGTTAAAACTAATAACTAATGTATGAACACTCCCATCAGCGTTGACCATCTGTTTATCTTAAAGTCaacttaataaaaaacctttCCATTAAATATCAGTTTCCTCTTTTGCGGTGAAAGGTAATATACcgaataaaacaaaaataatgCTGAGCCATAGTAAGAAGGCGTACATATATGTAGTTTAAAATACAgtaaaatttttcaagttcatTTAGGTCTTTGATATATAGTCAATTCGCTATTTATGCTTCTATTTTCTGTtgttcttttcatttttatttcatctttttAAGATCACAGGATGCTTGGTGTATCCAACCAGTTCATTCTAGCCATCGCCAATGTAGCTCTGTAGTGGCCTACCACACCCAATACTACAAAGATGTGCCACAAGAAATGAGAATGACAAAAGTAGTCCACCCACCAAAGAGACCAGAAGCCAAGTTGATCCGATTCTTTGGGTTTGGATTTGAAATGAATATTGTCGATATTCTCTGAAGGAATATTGGAATCTGAGGAAGGGAAGTTCGTATCCACAGGATTCTGAACAGGGTGGCTGAGCAAGATGCGAGATCTCCATCGCTCGGGAACTAGCGTAGCATAAAATACCACACCAATTAAATACCACACGATGCTTTTGTTGATCAGTGGTGTAATCATAAGTCTTGAGCTAGACCAGTCAGAGTGCACTGTCAAATGCACAAAGGAAATCAACCCCAGTCCTGCCAAAATGACATAGAAAGCGACTCTGAAAATCCTAGAATCAGGCCCATCGAACCTGCGGGACCAGTTCGTAAATGCGGCAAATACACCCAGGCATAAAGAAATCCCcatatataaatacatGGCTTTGGGGGCCAATCTGTAGAGAGTGAACGCTTCCGTAGTCATAACAGACGCAGTAATGAGAATAGTAATACCGGTGTAATCCACGCAGCTGAATCTTGAACGGAGAGGTAGATGGCAAGTCCCACTAAAAGTATGCCACATGACTGAAGATACCATACACTTAATCCCACAGAGCAAGAAAACATAGATAGCCCCCTTTGCAACTTTGGGGACCTGCGTTGAGTTGAAAACATCAGAATTAGGAAATCCCCTTAACATAATATACAACAAAATGATTGCTCCAGCTATGTGAGACCATATGTTAATCGTTTCATTGTGCCAACCATAAACATTCAATATGGATAACAAGGATTTTTTATGAGAATGATAGAAACGGTGCccataaataatatatggGTTCTCTCTCCACGGTTGGGGCAGTTCATAGTAATGGAGATGTCTTGCCCGCCCCAACATATACGACTTAGCCCAAGAATACGACTTGTCCCCTCCATCAGCCACGGAAACCGCATCACCATCCGTCGCATCTGGCAGCTCATCATAACCGTGCATGCCTTCCAGCTTGCCACCAGCAATCATATTCCCGTTGGGATAGCGAGTCACCGGCGACGCCGAGCACAAAGTCGCAGTGGAACGAACATTGGTGTCGGTCAAATTCAAAGCCGAGTCATTGACTAAAGTCGCATTGGACATGTTATCAAACACCTTGCGTCCATCTCCGCCAGCATACCGTCCAAAGCTCTCCACCGCAGTCGAAGACGACGACAACCGCAACACCTTCAGCTTCCTGGCGTCCTGCTCGTTTTCGTCCACCACGCAGTCTCCAGACTTCCGCAGCCTCAACACAGTCCCCCACCCCGTCTTGAGAGTTCGTGTCGCTCCCTTTAGCAAGTTGTATCCGTTCACCACATTCTCCCTCTCAGCGGCATTATCTCTCGCATCATTTTCTCCACGCCATCTCCACCGCATTAGCCTCCGACTCTTCATGGTCCAAACCTTCCTGGGATTATCCTTCGCCGTACACGACGCTACATTACCCCCCACCATCTTCTCACCCTCGAAGCACCCCTTATCCCCTAGAACCCCGCTCTCAGCACCCTGCAACTGCTTACAGTTGCTTCTGCCACCGCTGCGGCCACTGCATTCGTCCATCATATTCTGCCTTATCACctacaaaataaaaatcctATACACTTAACACCAGTCCTCTCCTAAAAACCATCCAAAACCTATCACCACACGATTGATACCGTATCGAAATAATATTCCACGCTACCAAAGAACCAAATCCCCGTAGCCTTTCGCGCAATCCTAtatatccttcttcaattcgTTAACCTCATCACAGTGGCAGAATTGAAAAGCaccttttccttttttttcaccGTGGCAAAGAGTCTGACGGGACGGGACGGGGAAAAACCTCGAGAATTGTCGTGGTCTTGCAGCAAAACGAGAGTTCGTCGAGAAAAGAATTGGTGGgtttttctgttttgcTTTGGAAGACGTATTGTTCGTGTGATGGACGACTTACAAAGGATTTCTCCATGTGGGGTCGAGCCTTTGGTTGGGTAGGGCattatgtattatatagAAATCTTTTGTGTGAGGATCTTACAGGCGAAGATTTATTCCCTTATGTAATCATGTGTAAGTCTTGCCTTTCTGCAAGGCACTTGGATGCAGAGTGGTGTCTGAGAGACGCTGTTGGGGTGTGGTGTGCCAAGTCGAGGGTGTAGAATTGCCAATTCGCCAAGGGGACATAGGTATCGCCATGTGTGTGGTTTTGTCGACCGGGCAGCATCATCTGTCTCTCAGGTGCAGCCAGGAGGCTCGACCAGGTCGgtcacgtgacgagaaATCTTTCATCGCAGGCGATATATATGGTATACATGTGCAAAAGGGTGCTAAGTGGCGAAGATCGGCGACGGTGAGGCTGCCGGTTCAGGCAGGGATAGCCGGGAGAGGCAGATGTGCTGGTGGGTGGCCTATATGATGCCAATGTTCTTAGGTTTTCCTCTGTCTGTGCGTCTCTGTATCATCGCTCCTTTTCCTCCGTGTCGGGAATTACAAAACAAACAATGTGAAAGTTGACAGAAGTTTAAAGTCATTTAAAACCACTTTGTGCACTGTGTACAGGAGACTAACAAACGGGGTTCGAAGAATATAGTTTTGAATTAGTTGAGGTTAGGTTGATTGGATAGATCTGTTGCCACTGTAGTGGTCTCTCTAGCTgacaaaaagaattaaaagGAAGCCATCGAACCGATATAGGTTCAGATTGTGTGTGCAGTATAGTTTTACTAAGTTTTCgagttatatatatcgcAAGAGATAGAAGAGAGAGGAGGCaaacaaaagaaagcaagaagaaaaatatcagaGCACACTTTGGTAGCATATTAAGGCTGTAAATACTGTTTGTTTCACTTTGGTTTGTTTTTTGGAAGAGGTGTTTTTTGCATTGATATTTAGGATGTCTACAGCAGAGCACACTAGTGATCCGTGGTCTAGTTACGACTACGCGTCAGCTTCCAGGAAGACCAGCAATATGGATCCGGAGTTGGCTTCTATTGTTTCGTCGTTGTCTGCTTTGTCTAATCCTTCTGCGCAGCAGACGGCAGGCGGTCCGCAGCATTTGGGGGGGTTTAGAAGGGCTTCTATGAACTCTAATAATGGGAGCGACGTGGAGTCGgaacttctttttcaaacacATACGACCTCTCCAACTGCTAGACGTACGGCACTGTCTTTAGAAGTTGCTCCAACAGCGGCCGTGACCTCTAACACTCATAGGTTAGCTATGATGAATCATTATCCTGCTAGTATCGCTAACGGGACTTTGCAGTCGTCGAGCCATCAAGGTGGCGGCTCGTTTTTTGAGAGGTTTGGGCGGTCTTTGGCGGAGGCTACTAGGGAAGTTGAACTGAACTTGGGCTCCCATTCTTCACGCAACTTGCGGCGTGAATCTGTCACCAATCCTGCAAGCTCTCTCGATTTGTTATCTCGCGTGGCGGGCAACGCTAACATTGCAGCAAGTGATGAGCAAATGCGCCGCAAAACTTCGGTGTCTTCGGATGTGTTGGAATCTGTTAGTGAAACTTTGTCATTGCAGAATGAAGCCACGCCTTCGACCAACATTTGGAATGTTGCAAATGCACCTGTATTTAGACCTAACCAGATGGATTCGATGCTAAATCCCGAGCTATACCAATCCATGTATGGAGGGTTTCCCTATGGAGTGTTTGGCCACtatccaacaacaacaacaacaacagcaacagcaaccaATGCTACTACTGCTACTACTGCTACTACGACCACAGGGGGGACTAATGTGCCTGGTGCCATGTTCCCCAATTCAACTCACTCGCAGCTGTCACTACTTGGCGGTGAgattgaagatttggagGATACTGACAATCACGGCGATCAGCTGACAAGTATACCTACACAGTTCATGTTCCCGCCTGGTGCATCTTTCATGTACTTTCCTCCAAATGGAACAAGCAATACCAATTCACCATCCCCAGGGATTACTCAATCTCAACCTTCGCGTTATTCTCCAACTGATTCCCAAAAAACTCAAAAGCCCAACCCATATTTACAGCAGCATTCAAGGAACTACAAGTCTGGTGGCATCAATACTGCCCAGACATCTGCTAAGATTCCTTCTCCATCTTTGCAGTCTGcgaataataataaccatCACAATCATCATATTACACCTCATATTTCAAAGCATGCTTCCCAGCCGCAAAAGCAGCAGGGACAACAACAGCACCAACATCAACAGCGACAACAAtcacagcagcaacaatcACAGCCACAATCACATTTGCAAtctcagcagcagcagcagcagcagcagcaacatcaacaacaacaacaacaacaacagcagcagcagcagtcacaacaacaacagcaacagcagcaaccacaacagcagcaaaaCCAAGTACATCAGCAATCTTCCTCTGGGACCGGTACAAAACGTAATGGAAAAAATCAGCAACCCATCGTGAGGTCTCCTCTATTGGAAGAATTCAGAACAAATCCAACGAACAAAAATTACAAGTTACATGAAATTTATGGCTCTGCACTAGAGTTTTGTAAGGATCAACATGGTTCTCGGTTCATTCAACAAGAGTTAGCTACGGCTTCTGCCattgaaaaggaaataaTCTTCAATGAAATTAGGGATCATGCTATCCAGTTATCTCACGATGTCTTTGGTAATTACGTGATTCagaaattctttgaatttggcACGAAGACCCAAAAGGATATTTTGGTGGAACAGTTTAAAGGTAAATTGGAAATGTTGTCGTTGGAAATGTATGCATGTCGTGTAATTCAAAGGGCTTTTGAATTCATCGATGAAGACCAAAAGATTGAACTAGTCATGGAATTATCAGCCAGTGTCCTGACTATGATAAAAGACCAGAACGGCAATCACGTTATccaaaaaacaattgaatGCATCCCCATGTCGAAACTCCCATTTATTTTAGAAAGTTTAAAAGGTCAGATTTATCATTTGTCAACGCATTTCTATGGCTGTCGTGTTGTTCAAAGGTTGTTGGAATATGGCAGTAAAGAAGATCAAGATGAAATTTTGAACGAACTGGACCAATTTATACCATACTTGGTTCAAGATCAGTACGGAAATTATGTTATTCAACATATATTGCAGcatggtggtgatgatcCGGCTGCAAACCACATTGATAAGTCGAAGCAGGATATTGTTAACACCATCAGCAAAACGGTGGTAGATTTCTCAAAACACAAATTTGCCTCCAATGTCGTCGAAAAAACTATACTATATGGTAGTGTATCACAAAAGAGACAAGTATTGGATAAGATTTTGCCAAATGATGAAGGACATGCTGCGAACTTGGAGGATAGTTCCCCattaatattgatgatgcGTGATCAATATGCTAACTATGTCGTCCAAAAACTTGTTGGTGTCGCTACAGGTAATGATAAGAAGTTAATTATCATTGCTATAAGATCCTATTTGGAAAgattaaacaaaaacaatacATTGGGTAATAGGCATTTGGCAAGTGTTGAAAAACTAGCTGGCTTGGTTGaaaaagtaaaaatatGACACAGTCCATATTGGTTCATCTTTTTaaatcttttttatttattcaCATGCTCATCTATCATTCCTGTTGATATTCTcatttttctaaaattacTCGTCAATGTGCTTTTTATAAACAGTCTGCTCCTACATGTTTTTTTGTCCCTGAATCCTATTAGCTGTGAATACTACATTGAATCATTCTATATActaatacatatatatattctatatAAATTTTGTACATAACTATTCCGTCATGTTTTGTATCCCCTGTGCCATTTATATTTGCGATATGATTTCAAATTATGACTGCCCAATTTAAATGCGAGCTGCATATATAAAATCTTATTTAATTTCATTAGAATGTGCTTAGTTAGTGCTTGATTATATTACCAATAATTTAAACtaaatccaaaaaatataattgcTTTATCATCCCAACAACGCATAAGTAAATGTCCAAGACATTACAAATCCTGCAAGTTCCCTTATCAGcgaattaaagaaaatgtCCTTAACTGGATTTTGGAAGTACTTCTGAGGATTCAACTGGCATATCCACACCACAAACAGCAACGAGACGAATATGTAGCTAGCAATGAACATTCCAAACCCTTTTTGTGATTCCAATTGCAGGATACCTGCTCCACAACCAAATACTAACGAAGTGAGATCATGCACATATAGTAGTCTAGACTTGTTAAATCCAATTGAACGAGGAGATTCGATATTCTGGAAATGTTTCCGTGAGGCATTCATATTGTGTCTGCTTGTCCAAAAACTCTGAGGTGGGAACCAGAGTATAAGTAGTTTAACTGTCCAACTTGGTTTGCCAATCTTCTTGAGATTGATAATACTTGGGGAAGTCAGTGAACTAATAGTATACAATTATTATATGAAATTGAATCTTTTTTACGTAGACGTTATATTAAGACACCGAACGTAAGATAACATCATAAAAGGCGTtgcaacaaaacaaaataagCCTAGAGAGTTAAATAACACGAATATGATTCATCATAAGTGatatatacttttcattaataaaaGCAGGGCTCACTTGAAGGATCGAAGATATAAAGATGTACATCACGTGGCTCTGAGTTgcataaaaagaaaggtGACAAGATTATTGGGTTATGCTCAtcgaaaaaaaatttcaacatgTATGCAATATTATTTGTCCAATACGCACGATATAGGCGGCTTTTTCTGTTTAATCAATTGGTTAATTGATCTATATCGATGTCATCTCTATTAGAAGAATTGGTATCTTTTCTGCACTCCCCTCAACCAGCAGTTAAGCAGATCGCTTTGGATAATTTGGTTGGCTACTCCACCGGTAGTAATTCATCCATCTTTAAACATGGCGACTACAGGCCTGTTAAAGATTTAATGCAATTGGCTAGAGAAAACTCTAGAATTATTGTTCAACAGTCTGTGACTATTTTGGCCAATCTTTCAGACGATGCCAACATAAGAAAGAtgattttggatgatgatagcTTTTTGACCTTTTTGGCGTGGAAGATTTGCGATTTGAATAATACATCTGCTGATATTATGTGCATTCTGTTGAGTAATCTGGCgaatgaaaatgaaattgtCAAGATATTTGACATCCAGGAGTCTTCAGATGACAAAGTACAATTGGATaaaaaagtatttaaaAGTGCCAACGTCGTGGATTGTTTAATGGATTGTTTTGTAAAGGGTTATGATAGAACAATAAACAAGTATGCCAACTTCGATTATCTAGCCTTCTTTTTCAGCGATATCTCACGGTTTAGAAAGGGTAGAGAATATTTCGTAAATGAACAAGAATACGATGCGGTTATCCCAATTACGAAGCTTTTGGTGTTCACTGAAATGTATGATAACAAGATAAGGAGAGGGGGTGTGGCGACTACAATCAAGAATTCTCTGTTTGATTCTGAACAGCATGAGAAAATGTTAAAGGATGGAAAACTCAACCTTTTGCCATATATTTTGCTACCAATTACGAGTGGAGGGGATTCAGGgattgatgaggaagatatGTTCAATCTTCCGGAAGAATTGCAATTCCTTCCGGAAGACAAACAAAGAGAACCCCTTCCTGAAATAATCTGCTATCACTTAGAAAGTATTCTTTTATTATGTACGACTGCCAATTGTAGGGAGTTTTTAAGAGAAAAGTCAGTCTACCCTTTGATCAGAGAGTTACATAAAAATCTTGAAGATGAGGGTGTCAATGAACTATGTCATAGAATTGTTAATATGCTGATGAGAGGGGAACCTGAAGACGGAAAAATTATAGAATTGCCATCAAAATCGGCTGACGAGGAGGATGACtcagaagatgaagctATAGTTGAAGTTATGTGAAAAGCTGAAATAGTGGTTATATATAGGCGTATTTTTCTAAGGTACTTAGCAGGGATTATTATCACGTTACTATTAATACAAAAGTACTATtaagatatatattttgaatgatttGTCCTAATATGTATTGGTACTTCATCAAATTACATTCACCTTAAAAATTAGCTATTAGAATTTATAATACTTGTATATAGTATACCTTAATAAAAGTAAAGTATTTTGTGTTAagtatttattattattttataGTATATAACCAAATAGTATACATTAACGAAAACTAATCATGTGGCGCGTCAGTAATATAATTATTGAGCCAACTCTAAAAATGTACCGTTTAATTTAACAAGTTTTTTAACATAGAGTTTCATCCTTGTCTTATTCTCCGGACGTTTGCTCACCTTCGCTTTCAATTCCTTAATTAATTGCTTCAGAGTAATCTCTTTACCTCTAACTgcatcaataatatcctgTTCAGTTAAtaaatcatcattttccaaCAGTGTACTATCATCCTTTTTAATCTCTGAAGATTGAATATCTGCCAGATCTAAGGGTTCGGACGTACGTCCCTTTACAGTTGGATTCCATTCGCCTTCAGGAAAGTTAGTTAATACGGATTTATCTGCGCCCAACACAAGCACACAATTTTTGATACTCTTGACAAAAATACGTGGACCTGCAAGAGGGCTTCTAGAAGACCGTTTCTTTGGAGAGGAGTCCTTACTCAAATTATGTTCTTCTCCATCCTCTTCCTTCACTTttttctcttcatcttcttcaacatcagaTTCAGATAAGTATGGGTTGGAATCATCATCGGATTCATACAACGCACCCAGATCTGTCTTGAGAAGAGCCTTCTTTACCTTTTCGCCTTCTTCATCGATCTTCTTTTCGCCGAATAAATCATTATCGTCTTCAACTAACTCATCATCACGCAAGCCCATAGCGTTAGCCATTaacatttcttttttaattctttgtTCAGATTCCTTATTCTCTTCCTCATTACCATCAATAATGGgagcttcttcatcatcagcaaactcttcatcataaTCTAATTCTACTTCAGAATTGTCCTGACGATCTTCTTCGTTTTGACGGTCATTTCCATCAACAGCTCTTAGCCTTCTTCTAGTTCTATCATATCTCGTGGTAGTTGTACCAATATTATCTAGATGCTTCATTAACCAACGAGGTGCTCCTGCACCATTCTTTTCCATCCTTTTTTCCGCTTCTTCTATTGTCAATGTTGCATATTTGTTTCTTGCAGTGAAACGATAAACCTTATCGGCAGGGATCATTGTGAAACTGCCATCATTCTCAGCACTCAAAAATACATAAGAATCTGAGTTCCCTGCTTCGTAAGACCCAACCCATGTGTTTAGACCATCAAAGTCCTCCATCACCCAAGGataaaattcttcaaatcttAATTTCCTCGCCTTTTCGTCCAATAACTTCAACTGTCTAGTCTTCCGCTTCGAGTTACCCCTTCTAAAACGGCCTCCTTCGTCTGGAGCAACATCCGCAAGCGGGTCTGTGGTACCTGCATGGAACTCGAAGTCCACTTGTTCTTTTCCATCGTACTTCACTAACCCTACCTTGCTTGGATCTTCTGCAACCCCAACCTCTTCTAACTTCGTACTAGGAGCAGCTGTTTTGGATCCATCCTTGGAACTATCACCAGCTTCAGGCTGCGTTTCCTTGATTTCACCAGAATCCAaattattttctttctctttctgGCTTTCCCCTTCTCCCAGCACTGTCTCAGGACTGACGGACTCCCCTGTTGGACTTCCTTTTGAACCCCCAGCTGCATCTCCGCCCGCTGCACCACCCGCTGACCCTCCTGCTAGACCCCCTGTAGTACTTCCATCATTGCTCGCACTCCCAGGTGCTGCAACAGGCGGCGCATCGATCCTCTCTGACTccagcttcttcttgtacTCTGCAATCTCTTTCTGTCTCTGTACAATCTCAGCTCTCGTAAGCTGGAACTGAACGTTCCTAGTATCCTTCCGGTGTAACCGAATTGGCAAATGAAAGTCTTTATTCGGCTCAACCTGTTT
Protein-coding sequences here:
- the HGH1 gene encoding Hgh1p (similar to Ashbya gossypii AAL150W), with amino-acid sequence MSSLLEELVSFLHSPQPAVKQIALDNLVGYSTGSNSSIFKHGDYRPVKDLMQLARENSRIIVQQSVTILANLSDDANIRKMILDDDSFLTFLAWKICDLNNTSADIMCILLSNLANENEIVKIFDIQESSDDKVQLDKKVFKSANVVDCLMDCFVKGYDRTINKYANFDYLAFFFSDISRFRKGREYFVNEQEYDAVIPITKLLVFTEMYDNKIRRGGVATTIKNSLFDSEQHEKMLKDGKLNLLPYILLPITSGGDSGIDEEDMFNLPEELQFLPEDKQREPLPEIICYHLESILLLCTTANCREFLREKSVYPLIRELHKNLEDEGVNELCHRIVNMLMRGEPEDGKIIELPSKSADEEDDSEDEAIVEVM
- the TFG1 gene encoding transcription factor IIF subunit TFG1 (similar to Ashbya gossypii AAL149C), translating into MNGVVKRENWSEYQEFPLRAADTRDLENVKVHLLKFQSKKQVEPNKDFHLPIRLHRKDTRNVQFQLTRAEIVQRQKEIAEYKKKLESERIDAPPVAAPGSASNDGSTTGGLAGGSAGGAAGGDAAGGSKGSPTGESVSPETVLGEGESQKEKENNLDSGEIKETQPEAGDSSKDGSKTAAPSTKLEEVGVAEDPSKVGLVKYDGKEQVDFEFHAGTTDPLADVAPDEGGRFRRGNSKRKTRQLKLLDEKARKLRFEEFYPWVMEDFDGLNTWVGSYEAGNSDSYVFLSAENDGSFTMIPADKVYRFTARNKYATLTIEEAEKRMEKNGAGAPRWLMKHLDNIGTTTTRYDRTRRRLRAVDGNDRQNEEDRQDNSEVELDYDEEFADDEEAPIIDGNEEENKESEQRIKKEMLMANAMGLRDDELVEDDNDLFGEKKIDEEGEKVKKALLKTDLGALYESDDDSNPYLSESDVEEDEEKKVKEEDGEEHNLSKDSSPKKRSSRSPLAGPRIFVKSIKNCVLVLGADKSVLTNFPEGEWNPTVKGRTSEPLDLADIQSSEIKKDDSTLLENDDLLTEQDIIDAVRGKEITLKQLIKELKAKVSKRPENKTRMKLYVKKLVKLNGTFLELAQ
- the PUF3 gene encoding mRNA-binding protein PUF3 (similar to Ashbya gossypii AAL152W), coding for MSTAEHTSDPWSSYDYASASRKTSNMDPELASIVSSLSALSNPSAQQTAGGPQHLGGFRRASMNSNNGSDVESELLFQTHTTSPTARRTALSLEVAPTAAVTSNTHRLAMMNHYPASIANGTLQSSSHQGGGSFFERFGRSLAEATREVELNLGSHSSRNLRRESVTNPASSLDLLSRVAGNANIAASDEQMRRKTSVSSDVLESVSETLSLQNEATPSTNIWNVANAPVFRPNQMDSMLNPELYQSMYGGFPYGVFGHYPTTTTTTATATNATTATTATTTTGGTNVPGAMFPNSTHSQLSLLGGEIEDLEDTDNHGDQLTSIPTQFMFPPGASFMYFPPNGTSNTNSPSPGITQSQPSRYSPTDSQKTQKPNPYLQQHSRNYKSGGINTAQTSAKIPSPSLQSANNNNHHNHHITPHISKHASQPQKQQGQQQHQHQQRQQSQQQQSQPQSHLQSQQQQQQQQQHQQQQQQQQQQQQSQQQQQQQQPQQQQNQVHQQSSSGTGTKRNGKNQQPIVRSPLLEEFRTNPTNKNYKLHEIYGSALEFCKDQHGSRFIQQELATASAIEKEIIFNEIRDHAIQLSHDVFGNYVIQKFFEFGTKTQKDILVEQFKGKLEMLSLEMYACRVIQRAFEFIDEDQKIELVMELSASVLTMIKDQNGNHVIQKTIECIPMSKLPFILESLKGQIYHLSTHFYGCRVVQRLLEYGSKEDQDEILNELDQFIPYLVQDQYGNYVIQHILQHGGDDPAANHIDKSKQDIVNTISKTVVDFSKHKFASNVVEKTILYGSVSQKRQVLDKILPNDEGHAANLEDSSPLILMMRDQYANYVVQKLVGVATGNDKKLIIIAIRSYLERLNKNNTLGNRHLASVEKLAGLVEKVKI
- the EMC6 gene encoding Emc6p (similar to Ashbya gossypii AAL151C) produces the protein MNASRKHFQNIESPRSIGFNKSRLLYVHDLTSLVFGCGAGILQLESQKGFGMFIASYIFVSLLFVVWICQLNPQKYFQNPVKDIFFNSLIRELAGFVMSWTFTYALLG